From a single Ignavibacteria bacterium genomic region:
- a CDS encoding response regulator yields the protein MQNSALLEIFRSVITDNLPKFESAVSSGTGDDLKVIASTVQAIRSAAKVVGIDPVAELCKSMESFLNQLIESGGNLSELHENFFVTAGEIFREFGNKEPADLAGFLAEKRSVIQDLAGYFSKPVAPVQQEPPKKEKKEVKPNYDPVLVDLFKIELESHTKVLEKGLVDAEGETSNEKLEPLMRSAHSIKGAARIVGVHQAVGLAHAMEDLLSHTLKGEIRLTGNHIDLLLKGNDLFKMIAALPVDEIFSEIDNNIDQINSLSSALTAASKGETAPPQPAQTPKTTVESGEKQSDSPSQVQVQAASPPPSPQPQTQRQEKKEDALFVRVLAENLNRLLGLAGEIKIQAKFTKPFQGYLLATKQTLREAMRSQEGLNAAMENLGVFPEVAAELDSTQEVLERLEWNINTMIDKFDVFSRNIERLSESLGNQVIESKMRPISDGLHGIPRMVRDLAKDSGKKIRLEIVGEDTMIDRDILDKIEAPLSHLIANAADHGIESPEERIEAGKKETGKILLEAGHRAGFLTISVSDDGKGIDDESLRKKIVEKGYVTAEMAGSLSKSEILDFLFLPGFSTKAGVTKVSGRGVGLDIVMNLIHQVGGKTKIESEPGKGSVFTLQLPVTLSVIRALLFKVNAELYAVPLARVETLLSIREEEILTVEDRQFIKWNNENLGIVNCARLMNLPGESEKGAFINLAVIGDRTAKYAVAVDAFLGERDLVVSAMDGKLGKIPNISAAAILEEGSVALIIDPDDLVRSIEKYIHGSKLDKVTSSFMISGKTRKILVVDDSLTVREVERKLLENNGYSVTTAVDGVDGFNSLQREEFDLVITDVDMPRMNGIQLVEKIKSDPKFKTIPVMIVSYKDREEDRLRGLNAGANYYLTKSSFHDESLVNAVIDLIGEAK from the coding sequence ATGCAAAACAGTGCCCTTTTAGAGATATTTCGCAGCGTAATCACGGACAACCTTCCGAAGTTTGAGTCTGCTGTTTCCTCCGGTACGGGAGATGATCTGAAAGTGATAGCTTCCACCGTTCAGGCAATCCGGTCGGCTGCGAAAGTCGTTGGTATCGATCCGGTTGCAGAGTTGTGCAAGTCGATGGAATCGTTTCTTAACCAACTCATCGAGTCGGGCGGAAATCTTTCGGAACTCCACGAGAACTTCTTCGTGACTGCAGGTGAAATATTCAGAGAGTTCGGGAACAAAGAGCCCGCAGATCTTGCCGGATTTCTCGCAGAGAAGAGGAGTGTAATTCAGGATCTTGCCGGTTATTTCAGCAAACCTGTTGCACCTGTTCAGCAGGAACCCCCGAAAAAAGAGAAAAAAGAAGTAAAACCCAATTACGATCCCGTTCTCGTCGACCTCTTTAAGATAGAACTTGAATCTCATACCAAAGTGCTGGAAAAGGGACTTGTGGATGCCGAAGGGGAGACCTCCAACGAGAAACTTGAACCCCTTATGCGTTCCGCCCACTCGATCAAGGGTGCTGCCAGAATTGTTGGCGTCCATCAGGCAGTGGGACTTGCCCACGCGATGGAAGACCTGCTCAGTCATACCCTCAAGGGGGAAATCAGGCTCACAGGAAATCACATCGATCTGCTCCTTAAGGGAAACGATTTATTTAAAATGATAGCCGCACTCCCTGTTGATGAGATTTTTTCAGAAATTGACAATAATATAGATCAAATCAACTCCCTTTCCTCCGCCCTTACTGCAGCGTCAAAAGGTGAAACGGCACCACCTCAACCTGCACAGACACCAAAAACAACGGTTGAAAGCGGGGAAAAACAATCTGATTCTCCGTCGCAGGTTCAAGTTCAGGCTGCTTCGCCTCCTCCCTCCCCTCAGCCGCAGACACAACGGCAGGAGAAAAAGGAAGACGCCCTCTTTGTAAGGGTGCTTGCAGAAAACCTCAACAGACTTTTGGGTCTCGCCGGTGAAATAAAGATTCAGGCAAAGTTTACCAAACCTTTTCAGGGGTATCTGCTTGCAACAAAGCAGACTTTGAGAGAAGCCATGAGAAGTCAGGAAGGACTTAATGCAGCCATGGAAAACCTTGGGGTCTTCCCGGAAGTGGCTGCAGAACTCGACAGTACGCAGGAGGTGCTTGAAAGACTCGAGTGGAACATCAATACTATGATCGACAAGTTCGATGTCTTCTCAAGAAACATCGAAAGACTTTCTGAATCACTCGGAAATCAGGTTATTGAATCAAAAATGAGGCCAATTTCCGACGGCCTCCACGGAATTCCCCGAATGGTAAGGGACCTTGCAAAAGATTCGGGAAAGAAAATCCGTCTTGAAATAGTTGGCGAGGATACAATGATTGACAGGGACATTCTCGATAAAATTGAGGCCCCCCTGTCACATCTGATTGCCAATGCCGCCGACCACGGAATCGAATCACCCGAAGAGAGGATCGAAGCCGGAAAGAAAGAGACGGGCAAAATCCTCCTCGAGGCAGGACACAGAGCAGGATTCCTCACCATTTCAGTATCGGATGACGGTAAGGGAATAGATGATGAGTCGTTAAGGAAAAAGATTGTCGAGAAGGGGTATGTCACCGCTGAAATGGCTGGCAGCCTCAGTAAATCCGAAATCCTCGACTTCCTCTTCCTCCCGGGGTTCTCCACAAAAGCCGGAGTGACCAAGGTTTCCGGAAGGGGTGTCGGTCTTGACATCGTCATGAACCTTATCCATCAGGTCGGTGGGAAAACCAAGATCGAATCGGAGCCCGGAAAAGGGAGTGTGTTTACACTTCAACTGCCCGTTACCCTCTCTGTCATTAGAGCCCTGCTGTTTAAGGTTAACGCAGAACTTTACGCCGTCCCCCTTGCAAGGGTTGAAACACTCCTCAGCATCAGGGAAGAGGAAATACTTACGGTGGAAGACAGACAGTTTATTAAATGGAATAATGAGAATCTTGGCATAGTAAATTGTGCCAGACTGATGAATCTCCCCGGCGAAAGTGAAAAAGGGGCGTTTATCAATCTCGCTGTCATTGGTGACAGAACGGCGAAGTATGCTGTTGCTGTCGATGCCTTCCTCGGAGAGAGAGACCTTGTTGTCTCTGCCATGGATGGAAAACTTGGGAAGATACCAAACATTTCAGCCGCGGCAATTCTCGAGGAGGGGTCTGTCGCCCTGATCATCGACCCCGACGATCTTGTTCGTTCCATCGAGAAGTATATTCACGGCTCGAAGCTCGACAAAGTAACATCAAGCTTTATGATATCCGGTAAAACCAGAAAAATACTCGTGGTGGATGATTCTCTCACTGTCAGGGAAGTGGAACGAAAACTCCTCGAAAACAACGGCTACAGTGTTACAACTGCGGTTGATGGAGTCGACGGCTTTAATTCGCTGCAAAGAGAGGAATTCGATCTTGTGATCACTGATGTCGATATGCCAAGAATGAACGGAATCCAACTCGTTGAAAAAATAAAATCCGATCCTAAATTTAAAACCATACCTGTCATGATTGTATCATACAAAGACAGGGAAGAAGACCGTCTCCGGGGTTTGAATGCCGGAGCAAACTATTATCTTACCAAAAGTTCGTTTCATGACGAATCACTCGTTAATGCAGTGATCGATCTGATCGGAGAGGCAAAATGA
- a CDS encoding methyl-accepting chemotaxis protein translates to MEKLQLTFNILLRRLTVLQKLVFIGLLLGIPLTILLAINLNSLWQGVEFAEKEKSGISFIRPLSALKVHILEHKSFTFAGTSSKADFQSHIAALNSRIKDEFDKLIMTADEEGANIELDQETLSKKQDYDLSPRALQGKWEKLLTVSKTGQTTQVQQEYDKLINDFYKLMKLVSIKSKLILDPEGDSYYLMDVAVLRMPKVQELLSNSFYLAVEDEQDTVYSFDRLSEIIYLNRTLRTAIMDDIPGSINSAIEQDPEFHGKSGSLSQTLPPMVEKYKTGIGSLIEIYENIIRNNKLYGVEDLTLLTSEQLDESLLFWTATLDELEKVIDTRINTFYLSILFRLFIAGASFVLALIFIYFTARGIIKPVYGVAAITRNLAEGDINSAKEEIHKMEITYRISGEEKSKDKDEIWNLFRAVRSTIFDLEILLGEVGKAGIAVTSSVTQITSSIQALNTAINEQAASTAEVNATGKEIHSSSIHLSKTVEEVADKSGKTLMLADTGVAGLNEITGSMASLEEGSKDISEKLAMLYQKTGNISNVITAITKIATQTNLLSLNASIEAEKAGEYGAGFSIVAAEIKRLAEETAMAALEIEEMIHEMQQAVKEGVVGVEAYAGTTRVSAGRISGIAESINEIIQYTRDVLPSFEVVSSQMHMQTDGAAQISDAMSELNAVAVHTRESISEFSEITSRLDGAVRSLREVVSKFKFGS, encoded by the coding sequence ATGGAAAAGCTTCAATTAACTTTCAATATCCTTCTGCGTCGCCTGACGGTTTTGCAAAAACTCGTTTTTATCGGTTTGCTGCTTGGAATTCCTTTGACCATACTTCTTGCAATAAATCTGAATTCACTTTGGCAGGGAGTCGAGTTTGCAGAAAAAGAGAAAAGCGGCATAAGTTTTATCCGCCCTCTTAGCGCGTTGAAGGTTCACATCCTCGAACACAAATCATTCACATTTGCCGGCACCTCCTCGAAAGCTGATTTTCAGTCGCACATCGCAGCCCTTAATTCCAGAATAAAGGATGAGTTTGATAAACTGATAATGACCGCAGACGAAGAGGGAGCGAACATCGAACTTGATCAGGAAACACTCTCCAAAAAACAGGACTACGACCTTTCACCAAGGGCACTTCAGGGAAAATGGGAGAAACTCCTCACCGTCAGCAAAACAGGACAGACTACGCAGGTCCAGCAGGAATATGACAAACTGATAAATGACTTTTACAAACTGATGAAGTTGGTGTCTATCAAGTCAAAGCTTATTCTTGACCCCGAAGGTGACTCATACTACCTGATGGATGTGGCAGTCCTTAGGATGCCCAAAGTGCAGGAACTGCTTTCCAACTCGTTTTATCTTGCGGTTGAGGATGAGCAGGACACGGTTTACAGTTTCGACAGGCTTTCAGAGATTATCTATCTGAACAGGACCTTAAGAACAGCGATAATGGATGATATTCCCGGTTCCATAAACAGTGCAATTGAACAGGACCCTGAATTTCACGGAAAATCCGGATCCCTTTCTCAGACACTTCCCCCGATGGTCGAAAAATATAAAACAGGTATCGGTTCTCTTATTGAGATCTATGAAAACATCATCAGAAACAACAAGTTATACGGTGTTGAGGATCTTACTCTTCTTACCTCCGAGCAACTCGATGAAAGCCTCCTGTTTTGGACAGCCACCCTCGATGAACTTGAGAAGGTGATCGATACCCGTATTAATACTTTCTACTTAAGCATCCTTTTCAGGTTGTTTATTGCCGGTGCATCATTTGTTCTCGCTTTGATCTTTATCTATTTTACAGCACGAGGCATAATAAAACCGGTGTACGGTGTTGCTGCTATTACCAGGAACCTTGCCGAGGGAGATATAAACTCTGCGAAGGAAGAAATTCACAAAATGGAGATTACCTACCGCATCTCGGGTGAGGAAAAGTCGAAAGACAAGGATGAGATATGGAACCTCTTCCGTGCTGTCAGAAGCACAATCTTTGATCTTGAAATTCTACTCGGTGAAGTCGGAAAAGCCGGCATCGCGGTCACTTCCTCAGTAACTCAGATAACCTCTTCGATTCAGGCACTGAACACAGCCATAAATGAACAGGCTGCCTCAACCGCAGAAGTGAATGCCACCGGGAAAGAGATCCACAGCAGTTCCATCCACCTCTCCAAAACAGTCGAGGAAGTGGCGGATAAATCAGGAAAAACTCTGATGCTTGCGGATACAGGTGTCGCCGGATTAAATGAGATTACAGGTTCAATGGCATCCCTCGAGGAGGGGTCAAAAGACATCTCGGAAAAACTTGCCATGCTCTATCAGAAGACCGGCAACATCTCAAATGTAATAACAGCCATCACAAAAATTGCTACACAAACCAATCTTCTTTCACTCAATGCATCGATTGAAGCAGAGAAAGCTGGAGAATATGGAGCCGGATTTTCGATCGTTGCCGCAGAGATTAAGCGGCTTGCCGAGGAAACTGCCATGGCAGCCCTCGAGATTGAGGAGATGATTCATGAAATGCAACAGGCTGTTAAGGAGGGCGTTGTGGGAGTTGAGGCTTATGCCGGTACGACAAGGGTAAGTGCGGGCAGAATCTCCGGAATTGCCGAAAGCATCAATGAGATTATTCAATATACCAGGGATGTGTTGCCGAGTTTCGAAGTGGTCAGTTCACAAATGCACATGCAGACAGACGGCGCAGCACAAATCAGCGATGCGATGAGTGAGTTGAATGCAGTAGCGGTACACACCAGGGAATCGATTTCGGAATTCAGTGAGATTACATCCAGACTCGACGGAGCCGTCAGGTCCCTGCGTGAAGTGGTTTCAAAATTCAAGTTCGGGAGCTGA
- a CDS encoding purine-binding chemotaxis protein CheW, with translation MLCLTFEISENRYAVDAKEVVEIIPPVNLFPMPKAPAYFAGRFNYRGSIVPVIDLRDLLMGFSTKRLLSTRIIVVNYFVENESHLLGLLCEKVMDIIRIKPDELQSPGYITEEASYLGKLINLKTGIVQLVSINDLLPAYVKKNLFTELASE, from the coding sequence GTGCTTTGCCTTACTTTCGAGATAAGTGAAAACCGGTACGCAGTGGATGCAAAGGAAGTGGTGGAGATTATTCCGCCTGTGAATCTTTTTCCCATGCCAAAGGCACCCGCCTATTTTGCAGGAAGGTTCAACTACCGAGGCAGCATTGTTCCCGTTATCGACTTGCGAGACCTTCTTATGGGCTTTTCCACAAAAAGGCTTCTCAGCACTCGTATAATAGTCGTAAATTATTTCGTGGAAAATGAATCTCATCTTCTTGGTCTTCTGTGTGAAAAGGTAATGGATATCATCAGGATAAAGCCTGATGAACTTCAATCACCCGGGTACATTACAGAGGAGGCAAGTTATCTCGGTAAACTGATCAATCTTAAAACCGGTATCGTCCAGTTGGTCTCCATAAATGACCTGCTCCCTGCTTATGTAAAAAAGAACCTTTTTACGGAGCTTGCAAGTGAGTAG
- a CDS encoding agmatine deiminase family protein: MNLKLILLVSFFLLQVQVVSQDLPKGMTPAEQEMMKDYRFPSSTEAFTTPPPFPVRTMAEWETLSSILITWTSYQSILRQIVDYAQEECLVVIVCSDSNSVKTYLTSGGVPIRNLKFIQAAFNSIWIRDYGPWAVYGGGVDSLVLVDWVYNRPRPSDDVISQVFSTWSGLPLYQTINEPYRLVATGGNFMVDGLGTAFSSKLIVNENTNKTDAQINAIMADFMGINRYAKMDVLPYDGIHHIDMHMKLLDEETLLVGQYPQGVSDGPQIELNLQYVLNNFLTPFGRPYKVVRIPMPPDGSNQYPSQGGDYRTFTNSVFVNKTVIVPTYDLRYDSTALRIYREALPGYDVVGINCNSIIPASGAIHCITKEIGVVDQIHIVHDRLAFRKAEPGSGYQIKAYMKSKLPLISKKLYYTLDTTAGWSQVPMQILSGDTVAGYIPEVSTGTKVYYYIEAVTANRMSTKPVTAPANNFNFTADGSLPVELVSFDLFTQNGDVVLKWATASELNNREFVVERAVKGGSDWITAGIVPGKGTTTLPTEYTFTDRNPGTGVFSYRLKQIDHDGSFKLYNGGDISVELFDFTLYQNYPNPFNPSTVIFYSMKEEGIANLAVYNSIGEKVAQLLDGPVEKGIHKVEFNALNMPAGVYFYRLNVIATGSGKGFTSVKKMILSK, encoded by the coding sequence ATGAATTTAAAACTGATTCTGCTCGTCTCCTTTTTTCTCCTTCAAGTTCAGGTTGTATCGCAGGACCTTCCAAAAGGAATGACTCCTGCCGAACAGGAGATGATGAAGGATTATCGCTTCCCGTCATCAACTGAGGCATTTACAACGCCCCCGCCGTTCCCCGTGAGAACGATGGCAGAATGGGAAACCCTGAGTTCGATTTTGATCACATGGACAAGTTATCAGTCGATTCTTCGACAAATAGTCGATTATGCTCAGGAGGAGTGCCTCGTCGTTATCGTCTGCAGCGATTCAAATTCTGTAAAGACCTACCTGACTTCGGGCGGAGTTCCAATCCGGAATCTTAAGTTTATTCAGGCTGCTTTCAATTCAATTTGGATCAGGGATTACGGTCCATGGGCGGTTTATGGCGGCGGTGTCGATTCACTCGTACTGGTCGACTGGGTTTATAACCGTCCCAGACCCAGTGATGATGTTATTTCGCAGGTCTTCTCCACATGGTCGGGTTTGCCTCTGTATCAGACAATAAACGAACCGTACCGTTTAGTTGCCACCGGAGGCAACTTTATGGTGGATGGGTTGGGTACTGCTTTTTCATCTAAGCTTATCGTAAATGAGAACACAAATAAAACCGATGCACAGATCAATGCGATCATGGCAGACTTCATGGGAATCAACAGATATGCCAAGATGGATGTCCTCCCTTATGACGGCATACATCATATAGACATGCACATGAAACTGCTTGATGAGGAAACTCTTCTCGTGGGGCAGTACCCCCAAGGTGTATCAGATGGTCCCCAAATTGAATTGAATCTTCAATATGTCCTCAATAATTTTCTCACACCTTTCGGAAGACCTTATAAGGTTGTCAGAATTCCCATGCCACCGGACGGCAGCAACCAGTACCCAAGCCAGGGTGGCGACTACAGAACCTTCACAAACTCCGTTTTTGTGAATAAAACTGTAATTGTCCCGACCTATGACCTGCGTTACGACTCCACCGCTTTGAGGATATACAGAGAGGCTCTTCCCGGATACGATGTGGTGGGGATCAACTGTAATTCCATCATTCCCGCAAGTGGTGCCATTCATTGCATAACGAAGGAAATCGGAGTTGTTGATCAGATTCACATCGTGCACGACAGACTTGCATTCAGAAAGGCTGAACCGGGAAGCGGTTATCAGATAAAAGCTTACATGAAAAGCAAGTTGCCACTCATCTCGAAAAAGCTTTATTACACCCTCGACACCACCGCGGGCTGGAGTCAGGTACCAATGCAGATTTTATCAGGTGACACAGTTGCGGGATATATCCCCGAAGTGTCAACGGGAACGAAGGTATATTACTATATCGAGGCTGTTACTGCAAACAGGATGAGTACAAAACCTGTTACTGCTCCTGCAAACAATTTCAACTTTACCGCTGATGGATCACTCCCTGTGGAACTCGTTTCATTCGATCTCTTCACACAAAACGGAGATGTGGTGCTTAAATGGGCAACCGCTTCCGAGCTGAATAACAGAGAGTTTGTTGTTGAGAGAGCCGTAAAAGGAGGAAGCGACTGGATAACAGCCGGAATCGTCCCCGGAAAAGGTACCACCACTTTACCGACAGAATACACATTTACTGACAGAAATCCCGGTACAGGGGTCTTCAGTTACCGTCTTAAACAAATAGACCACGATGGTTCATTCAAGCTTTACAACGGTGGTGATATATCAGTGGAGCTGTTTGATTTCACACTTTATCAGAACTACCCCAACCCTTTTAATCCTTCTACTGTGATATTCTACAGCATGAAAGAAGAGGGAATTGCGAACCTCGCTGTTTATAACTCTATTGGTGAAAAAGTGGCACAACTTCTCGATGGTCCGGTGGAAAAAGGGATTCACAAAGTTGAGTTCAACGCATTAAACATGCCGGCGGGGGTTTACTTCTACAGATTGAATGTCATTGCAACAGGGAGCGGAAAGGGCTTCACCTCTGTTAAGAAAATGATACTCTCAAAATAA
- a CDS encoding chemotaxis response regulator protein-glutamate methylesterase, translating to MRIGIVNDLSLAVEALRRVVSAIDGLEIAWVAYNGKQAVEFAIKDRPDLILMDLIMPEMDGVQATAEIMKKSPCAILVVTASVGANSSKVFEAMGHGALDAVATPVFDFSGNATGAQELINKINSLKRLIQGKSYFKPVIAPKPAKMDFPLVAIGSSTGGPKALATIFSALPEKFSAAIVVIQHVDQRFAEELASWLDKQTQLSVNIAVQGEAPEPGKVLLAGTNDHLILDSHGKFAYVTEPKDYPYRPSVDAFYHSLCDNWGAKDTAVLLTGMGKDGAEGLLKLKENGWLTIAQDEASSIVYGMPKAAADINAAKKILDPAKIAFELSLLYGRKEFK from the coding sequence ATGAGAATAGGAATTGTTAATGATCTTTCCCTCGCTGTCGAAGCTCTCAGGAGGGTGGTTTCAGCCATCGATGGCCTCGAAATTGCCTGGGTTGCCTACAACGGCAAGCAGGCGGTAGAGTTTGCAATAAAAGACAGACCTGATCTGATTCTGATGGATCTGATTATGCCGGAGATGGATGGAGTTCAGGCTACCGCGGAAATTATGAAAAAATCCCCGTGCGCAATCCTTGTGGTAACGGCATCGGTTGGCGCAAACTCGTCGAAGGTTTTTGAAGCAATGGGGCACGGTGCCCTTGATGCTGTTGCCACGCCTGTTTTCGACTTTTCGGGAAACGCCACAGGTGCCCAGGAACTGATCAACAAAATAAACTCTTTGAAAAGACTGATTCAAGGGAAAAGTTACTTTAAACCGGTTATTGCACCAAAGCCCGCAAAAATGGACTTCCCTCTTGTTGCCATTGGTTCCTCTACGGGGGGCCCCAAGGCACTTGCCACCATTTTTTCAGCACTTCCCGAAAAATTCTCCGCTGCCATCGTTGTTATACAGCATGTTGATCAAAGATTTGCAGAGGAACTGGCGAGCTGGCTGGATAAACAGACTCAGCTAAGCGTAAACATTGCCGTTCAGGGAGAGGCACCCGAACCCGGGAAGGTGTTGCTCGCCGGAACGAATGACCATCTGATTCTTGACAGTCACGGCAAGTTTGCGTATGTGACAGAACCAAAGGATTACCCATACCGCCCCTCGGTGGATGCTTTTTACCATTCCCTCTGCGATAACTGGGGTGCAAAAGACACCGCCGTACTTCTGACGGGAATGGGGAAGGACGGTGCAGAAGGTTTGCTCAAGTTAAAGGAAAACGGATGGCTGACCATCGCTCAGGATGAGGCGTCCTCAATAGTTTACGGAATGCCCAAAGCTGCGGCAGACATTAATGCAGCAAAAAAAATACTTGATCCCGCTAAAATAGCTTTCGAACTGTCACTTCTTTATGGAAGAAAGGAATTTAAATAA
- a CDS encoding SpoIIE family protein phosphatase has translation MIQQNKELKKYKIKVLLIDDQQIVGSAVSMMLSTEKDIEFHFCQEPALALSKAEEIEPTVILQDLVMPDIDGLTLVKFFRGHPRLKDVPLIVLSSKEEAVTKADAFEVGANDYLVKLPDKIELIARIRYHSKGYIALMERNEMYQALLESKEALANELNRAAEYVISLLPDPLKKGIVLSEWRFVPSADLGGDSFGYHWIDDEHFAVYLLDVCDHGVGPALLSVSALNVLRSQTLPNTDFRDPVSVLNTLNETFVMEKQNNLYFTIWYGVFNKTTRELVYGSAGHPPALLFIPGGEVKELITKNLIVGHLPSFPYKSAKVDVPEGSKFYVFSDGVYEVEVAPGKMWTLEEMRDLVGKEQSVDNSELDKLYTHIKMLNRDSNLPDDFSILKLSF, from the coding sequence ATGATACAGCAGAACAAGGAACTTAAAAAGTACAAAATAAAAGTCCTTCTGATTGATGATCAGCAAATTGTCGGAAGTGCAGTCTCAATGATGCTTTCCACAGAAAAAGATATTGAGTTCCACTTCTGTCAGGAGCCTGCCCTTGCACTCTCCAAAGCGGAAGAGATAGAACCAACGGTTATTTTACAGGATCTCGTGATGCCTGATATCGACGGCCTCACACTTGTAAAATTCTTCAGGGGGCATCCGAGGCTGAAGGATGTTCCCCTGATTGTTCTCTCCTCAAAAGAGGAGGCGGTAACAAAAGCCGATGCATTTGAAGTGGGTGCGAACGATTATCTCGTGAAGCTCCCCGACAAGATTGAGCTCATCGCAAGAATCAGGTACCACTCCAAAGGTTATATCGCCCTGATGGAGAGAAATGAAATGTATCAGGCTCTCCTCGAAAGCAAGGAGGCACTTGCAAACGAACTTAACCGTGCTGCGGAATATGTGATTTCTCTTCTGCCCGACCCGTTGAAAAAGGGGATCGTACTCTCGGAGTGGAGATTTGTACCCTCGGCTGATCTCGGAGGTGACTCTTTTGGGTATCACTGGATCGATGACGAACATTTTGCCGTATATCTTCTCGATGTTTGTGACCACGGTGTGGGGCCCGCACTTCTCTCCGTTTCCGCACTGAATGTTTTAAGAAGTCAGACACTTCCCAATACCGATTTTAGAGACCCCGTTTCGGTGCTCAACACACTAAACGAGACATTTGTGATGGAAAAACAGAACAATCTCTATTTTACCATCTGGTACGGTGTTTTCAACAAGACAACCCGTGAACTCGTCTATGGAAGTGCGGGTCACCCCCCTGCCCTCCTCTTTATTCCCGGTGGTGAGGTCAAGGAACTGATCACCAAGAATCTGATTGTTGGGCATCTTCCAAGTTTTCCTTACAAATCTGCCAAAGTGGATGTGCCGGAAGGTTCTAAATTCTATGTCTTCTCCGACGGTGTCTATGAAGTGGAAGTGGCACCGGGAAAGATGTGGACTCTCGAGGAGATGAGGGATCTGGTCGGGAAAGAACAGTCGGTCGACAACTCAGAACTCGATAAACTTTATACACATATTAAAATGCTCAATCGCGACAGTAATCTGCCCGATGATTTCTCAATACTAAAACTTTCTTTCTGA
- a CDS encoding chemotaxis protein CheW, which translates to MKIKKENRCWKVIGVFGDKSCESLAEYLHCKHCPVYSNSAKEFFDREIPHEFLDSWTLALSKKKETKERGDLPVTIFRLGTEFLAIDTNSFLVAVELKPVHFVPFRTNRTFRGLVNIDGELLLCFNLDALLGISRSGEEVKSEKAVYKRMIAIKGAGERVVFEVDEVIGVSRIISGTIKQLPSTAQKSSEIFSKGIFELDEITAALLDEHKICESFRSSIKFQ; encoded by the coding sequence ATGAAAATTAAAAAAGAGAACAGGTGCTGGAAGGTAATCGGTGTTTTTGGGGACAAATCATGTGAAAGTCTCGCAGAATACCTTCATTGCAAACACTGTCCGGTTTATTCAAATTCAGCCAAGGAATTCTTCGACCGTGAGATTCCACACGAGTTTCTCGACTCATGGACACTGGCGCTTTCAAAAAAGAAAGAGACCAAAGAGAGAGGCGACCTTCCCGTAACAATTTTCAGACTGGGTACGGAGTTTCTCGCCATCGATACAAACAGTTTCCTTGTTGCCGTGGAGTTGAAACCGGTCCATTTTGTTCCGTTCAGAACAAACCGTACCTTCAGAGGTCTGGTTAATATAGACGGTGAATTGTTGCTCTGTTTCAATCTTGATGCACTGCTTGGCATCTCCCGGTCCGGGGAAGAGGTAAAGTCAGAAAAGGCAGTGTATAAAAGAATGATAGCAATAAAAGGAGCGGGTGAGAGAGTGGTGTTCGAAGTGGATGAAGTGATCGGTGTATCGCGTATCATCTCCGGGACCATTAAACAACTTCCTTCAACTGCTCAGAAATCGAGTGAAATATTCTCGAAAGGGATATTCGAACTCGATGAGATAACTGCAGCCCTGCTCGATGAGCATAAGATTTGTGAATCGTTCAGATCATCAATTAAATTTCAATAA